Below is a genomic region from Zerene cesonia ecotype Mississippi chromosome 6, Zerene_cesonia_1.1, whole genome shotgun sequence.
atatttatcaaataatttctacCAGGATTGAAAAATAACTGATTTAGAATAAGACAACAATGGACGTAAATATTGAGATATAAGTTAATTAAGTCCTGGAGACAGTtacctataaattatattgagcgtttatgaaataataagagGAGAAAAGTGTAAGATTATACCAGTTGTTTATATCTGTGTAAAtagtcacatttataattcaattatgatttatatgtattatcaatatatattatatgttgcataatgaaatttataaactttttatgttttagatATCTCGAGCTAACACTGACGAAAGAAGTTAGATCACATGATAAAGTCAACTCATTTAACTATGCACTTTTGGGTAATAGAATAAATGCGGTTACTGTTCTACAGTTTGTCAAAAATAACATCGAAGCTATAAGAAAGGAGTAAGTTTGATTTTTgtacattctttttttttacattgtctAATAATTACACTAGGAACTTTTAATTCATACAGGagaagttaattataatggaCATTTAAAGGCATTTGAAATTAAGAATATGTCTACaacctaaatatatattgctcaaaggtgactgattgacatagtgatctatcaacgcacagctcaaaccactggacggattgGGCTGAAATATAGCaagcagatagatgttatgatgtaggcatccgctaagaaagattttgataattttttaaatacatatttttacatataaatttaaatctgaaATTGCAAATATTAGAGTTCGTAAAACTTTGCTGTAGACCTTACTTCAAAAATCATTAACTTTTATAACCAAAATGTGTCCCCTTATGAGGCATATATTATGCACTAACCATAATTTATACTCGTAAAGAATTAATATACGATTTgtcataatattgtatgttataacGCAGATACGTAGAAGACGCACCACCAAACCCAGTTCACACGGCACTTTCCAATCTAGCTGGCTACTTGGATGAAGAATATTTGAATgaggtaatttatattatataaaaaaaaaaaaaatggttgcctgtaccgtcggttttacgggcgaagattttacgtgacaacgtctttttctcggtagaatatttattgatatgaatattattaaattgcacaataggaacaaggaattgaatgaaaataagaattgcaaaaattttaactatagaaaatatattttgtttactaaaaagacagagacagagacacaagcacgcgccgattcaatgcgcctaattctctagtgctgcgcgcgcggcggaccgatcatagttcggtgactcatcgtaacgttaccgggcgttacactttttcatcagtgactccgagccgcaacctaatttaagacgttgtcacgtcaaaattaTACGTCATTGAAGTTAGAAAACACCtacaagtaataaataacaacaagaATGGACATTACGCCCTGGCTATGTCAGAATTGATCTGGGATATTAAAAGAGCCTATGAAACTTGTGAATAGCGTGTTATCTGTCAATGATAGAATTTTCACGATCGAATTAAGATGAGAAATACCTTTGAACATACAaagtatagttatattataaactagctggtgcgcggtgcgcgggctgcaagcagcccgcgtggaTTTTTGCGTGGACCAGTATTATCAAGACTNNNNNNNNNNNNNNNNNNNNNNNNNNNNNNNNNNNNNNNNNNNNNNNNNNNNNNNNNNNNNNNNNNNNNNNNNNNNNNNNNNNNNNNNNNNNNNNNNNNNagtaaaaattcaaacaaagtattgaaattaaaaaaggctGTATATGGTTTAAAACAAAGTTCACTTGTTTGGTATCAAAAAGTAGAGGAAATATTATGCAGTTTAGGGTTCAGTAAATGTAAATTGGAACcttgtgtatttataaaaaaccataataacaataagaaaACTATTGTTGGTGTATATGTAGATGATTTcctaattttttcaaataacaagaCTGAAAGTGACTCTCTgataaatgcattaaataaaaatttcaaaataaagaatCTTGGCCAGGTCAAACAGTATCTAGGCATGCGAATTAATTNNNNNNNNNNNNNNNNNNNNNNNNNNNNNNNNNNNNNNNNNNNNNNNNNNNNNNNNNNNNNNNNNNNNNNNNNNNNNNNNNNNNNNNNNNNNNNNNNNNNNNNNNNNNNNNNNNNNNNNNNNNNNNNNNNNNNNNNNNNNNNNNNNNNNNNNNNNNNNNNNNNNNNNNNNNNNNNNNNNNNNTGACCAGACCAGATATCTCTTTCTCAGTTAGCTACCTAAGTCAGTTTAACAattgttattcatatattcattGGAATTATGCAAAGcgaattttaaagtatttgtcaaaaacaaagaattattGTTTGCAATATTCCAAAGAAAGGGCAGAACTAGAAGGCTTTGTAGATGCAGATTGGGCGAGTGATTCCTCAGACAGAAGGTCTTATAcaggtttttgttttataaaatctggGTCTGCCATTTCTTGGGAAAGCAAAAAGCAAAGAACAGTAGCCTTAAGTAGCTGTGAAGCAGAATACATGGCTTTATCGGAAGCTTGTCGTGaagctatttatttacaggACTTAGAATCTGAATTAACaggttattgtaataaaatagttttatataatgacaGTCAGAGTGCATTAAAGATGGCAAATAATCATCAAACTCACAAGCGGTCTAAGCACATTGATGTGagatacaattttatcaaagaTACTGTTAATAGTGGTCGagttcaaacaaattatttgccAACTTCCAATATGCCAGCTGACTTATTAACTAAAGGATTATCAGGtgaaaagcattataaatttatgaaacaacTTGGTATNNNNNNNNNNNNNNNNNNNNNNNNNNNNNNNNNNNNNNNNNNNNNNNNNNNNNNNNNNNNNNNNNNNNNNNNNNNNNNNNNNNNNNNNNNNNNNNNNNNNATGTATATAAATAGGACCGAGAACTCGCAGCTTAAAAGCGAGAGCGAAATAGGAGATCAGAGGGGAGATGTATGAAGTTTTTGTTTACTAATAGGTGACTTCTGAGTGTTATGTatggattataaaatttatttatttattgatatataagatattttgatAACTAAATACTAAAACTGTTATGATTAGTAGATATTTCCCGGGACACAAGACAATCTGCTGTCAAAGTCCCCGCAAAGAATAATGTAATCTTAATAACATACACAgtgatatatatacatatatctattTCTGTTAGCCACACatagaatttataatgtactaatacttaataaatttacaattttgtcaTATAATCtagaaattcaaaatatattctaagaaACAATTAGGTTTTGTTCTTTTGGTATAGAACACCAATTATCTATTTCACTATAACAACATGACGTTCGATAGTTACACCTATAGGTACTGTATCATctgtgttgtatttttatatacatcttttcatattaaatgtaaataggtacttaaaatatagcctGTGTTGacctatcatcatcatatatgATGATATACCTATGATGATAGGTACTAAAAAGAGTTTGACAAAGATTTAGAAACTTGTTTGGTGAGACCCACGATACCCACCAATACCtgtttattatgtgtatgaAGTTAAAGGGAAGGCACTGTCCTCTGAGACACAAGTAATAACGTAGTTCAGAAGGCAGAGCattgttgtaaatttaatatttttcctggctaataaactttattctatgataaattttgatacGGTTTgtcaaaaaacgcgggttcgaatcccgcatcgtgatcaatttttttctcatttataaagcatttcaatgctataaaatttaaaatcaaactttattctattttttttatatatatactgttatataattgacttttataacatataaaaagacaTAATCCACCTAATCTAACACACATTCCCATAATATAACTACTTCTTAATCTGTGGTTCCATATAAAGTTCTGtgcatagattatacacttatatttcTGTGTATCAATgtcaaattattgtttgtcaggtataatatcaataaaacaaactgaattgaattattagtagataaattttttatatttatgtgtggTAAATCAAGTTCTTGCATTTATTGAATATGTCAaatagattttgtttattcgCATTTGTCAATTGAATTATGTCTGCTCGAAATTACTTGTCTGCAAGAGAGAAAAGTAACATTAGAGGAGATTGTTTACCGTATATTAACCATCCGAAATTTTCTCGTCGTTCGGAGCTGCCTGTACTCTCTGcaaatgaatacaatttagtaaatagaaatttagtttattcatACAACGAACAGTTTGCTGGAGATAGCTTAGAGCGGTCAGGCACCCCCTTTTCAGATTTCTTTTCTGAGAGCGAAACTGGTAAGACTTTCggccaatataatattagttccTTAAAcgtaaagtaatttataaaatttattaaggaaCACCAGACTTTCAAAGCGAAGAGAGTGACAGTAGTGCAGGGTCAGTGTTGAAGAGAAATACCGCTGAAGCGACGAAAACTTTAGCTGACGAGTGGGACCGCATTGAAAGGACGCTATACGATGAGGAAGGCGAGAAGTGCACCCGTCCACAGATTATTGAGGAGTGTAAACAATGGCAACAGTTGCATCCACAATTTAGGTTATTCTTAGTtaccttatttttttgttatttttacgtactttaaattaattgatatttttagatttattggTACATTAGAATGCttctaaatatttgaataaatttaaagaacagAAAAGATTTGTTCATCATGGGGGATTGAACCTGTATATAATGCCATACCATTGCAAAGCCCACTGGGACCCACAAATtacgaatttataattaactattttttaatcaatatgatattattgttgAGTTAAATACtagtcaactttttattctgatattcctacaggatactgacttacgcggAGGAAACCGCAGGGGCTCAGCtagtagtttataaatttaaaggaaaatatatgcTTGCAGGGTCATTGGTAAAGGTATATCAAAACCAGACAGAAGACTGCATTATAGACAAATTGAGCATGAAGAGATCATTGCAATGCATTATAGTGACTATGAACAGTTCAGCGAGAGTGAAGAACGCCAATCACAGAGCAGCACAGACGTCACACCAACAAATTCACCTAGAATCTCTGTTGAAGACATACACAACACAAAACTTTCAAGGGAGAAAATATCTTACAGCATATATGGAGCGGATATTGAAGTATCAGACACTTTTAGCTCTCTCCTGCACATCACTCCCATCCAAATCCGAAGTCCTTCACATAAGAAGAAACAGGGTCAGTCTATTCTCAGATCAGACATAGCTTCATCCAAATGGATGAGGACTTATCGGCCAGATTCATCTATAAATTTCGGAAGGAACAGTGCAAAGTCTTATATTTCATTGGATACAAAGAATTTGTGTAATGTTAATTCAATGgaacataagaaaaataatagtagAGTCTTTACAGCAAGGTTAAGGGACATGTCTCACTTACAACCTTTGAATTCTCCCGATCTCCAACATGGAATAACTAAACTTCAAAATGGAATGCAGCCACAGTATAATATCAGAAAAGTTTCACTACCTCCCTTGTTATTAGAAGAAGAGAAGAAAAAGGTTTATTTTGGATCTGCTAAGAAACAAAGTAAATATcgaaagaacaataaaatgcATCATCTTGATAAATATAAGCACTCATAATTTGTGAGTCTGATATATAAAGGAATTGATGttgtattgttaaatttgtatatagtagtttacattttttgttaaactttACAATGGACAGAAATTATGATCACCTAACATGatctatatttactatttttaaaatttgcaatttgatttaatatccACACTATGAGATaaactttatttctattaaactatttttatcagTATTACTAAATctagtcataaataattataaaatatttagatttcaaatatttaatggttATATCTGTGCTttgtatataagaaaaatttatgaatattaaacatattttttccaacgcatttattttatgtaacaacTCATGAATAAAAGTTGAACTAATGGAGtggtttctttaaataatggGTCAATTAAAAACTACACAGCTCTGTTTCCGGCGAAGGGGTTTTTAATACTGCTTTAGTCGAAATGTCTAGTAACTAGACTCTAGTGGCTAAATCTAGTCCTAACAGTTCTAATGTTTAGCttgatattatgttttcttacgcagtagcacagataacataatttatacgcAGTAGTTTCGTGCCCTTTCCCCAACACTTGTTACAGCTATAGTTAAAAGACAATTATCAGGAATTACCTTAAGTCagacgtttttatttatatttattagtctaTGAAACATTGTGAATTGCGACAGAGATTTTAGTGGAgcagttaataattaatataagttttgCCTTCTAAATTGGCTAATAGTTAACAGGAAAATGTACAAATGggttttatgtttaaacagATGAAAACCGTTTTTCAATACAATGCCTTTTTTCTAGTTAGAACTAAGTAACTGAATgccaattttacaaatatttatttcaaaaagtttaaataaataaatcaagcaACTAAGATCGTGGACTAAGATCAGGTCTGAGACGGGGAAGGGAAAGGGAATCCATTAATGTTCGAACTTCATGATGTACTTGAAGGAAACGgagaaatcaaacacaaacttcaaatacaaatacagaatttatttgatatttacattatttgcaatttattaacaatcaacatcaacaatattaaataatttgttcttGTGGTGTGATACATATTTGAAACAGTCAGGTAATTTTGCCCGCGTTGTGCAGTCAataatgattttgaaattgcATCTGTGCATAAAGCAACACTTTCATTAcgagaaaataatgaaaatgttgCTATTAAGATTTGTGTTAAAGCAATAATCTATTATAGTTAAAAGGTTTTAAATGAGCAACAATTAAACTAAACGGTATTAATAACTGAGaagaataatgtaaaataacgCTTCCATTGGTATTTGATTATTgctcattttaaatacttatcaacataatttatttattttttattgcacttAATTTGCATAACTTTTTCCAACGTATAAGTATAagaagatatatattaatgaagcATTTTGGTCGAAACCAAActtaataactaattattaaaattaacgcgCCTGGAGAAATGTTTTGTCCAATGTTTGTTGTAATGCTTTTCGGACCAGTCTAGGGCCACGATGCAATGATAATTGAAATTCAGGTTTTTTTCAGCCTGTTACCTAAACTGGTTTAAAACGAGGTACTGCGCCTGTTCAATCTTACATAGTGGCCACTACAGCTTCATACgttaaaaaagataaacattcgtgaaaattcaaaatagGGACACTAGGTATATTGTGTAAATTGCATGAAGTAGGTATCCTTAGAGACTCGGttagaaaaattctttcttttaaacttggatatatgtaaaaattcatattcCAATTAATTTCCAGTAAATTCATCCGGAAAATAGTTCGGCAAAATTGAAATTGGAAAAGAGCACTTCAAAATCTTTAAACAGACTAGACTGTAAAGTCTTTAACTAGACTGTAAAGTAggaaattgtaataatgagAAGCTTCACgaaaagctttaaaatattagggTTTATCAAGATAATACATgacacaaattttaattagtaagCTTTTGTGTGGCCACACGAAGGTTGAGTTTTGGCActggtattatttttaatgatcaaGCGTTAGTGTATAAtagaatgattttaaatatctataactcTTAATATCTAGAATTCATAAGAGGTTAAATTTAAGCTTAGGGTTAGACCATTTAACGTTTGGGCAGTCTAGATTCCGTATGGACGCGTATGCCATACACCAGTGCCAATTAAGAACGAAAAGGGCAGCGTCTGACCGTCATTGCCGTTGAGTAATTGtgatattatactattttaatttatatataatataataaaatgttataattttatttacctcaCAGCCatcattatatattgataCTACGTTAATTAAGAGAAGACTATGCGTGTAACATTAGAATAGATGGCATCAGCTTACAAAAATGGTCTAGCGAATATTCGTAGAGCGTTTAAGATTtcatatacgtatatatagtacataaaaaattcaatctgTTCTAAAAACGTTAACAACCTCAAGCTATTAGCAATAGTCAACAATGATGTTAATTCTAGGATTTTAATGCACACTGAACATGAAACTACCTACTTATAAATAGGCATTATGTGATTGATATCGAATTAGACGTCGTTAACTTTCTTGAATATCGTTGATTAGCAGTAATGATTAATACAGGAACTAATGTACCAATCTCAAAACTAAATCGAACATTACCCGTGATATTTaatggtattatattatctaataaatttttgtgcGTGTGCACAGAAAATTGTGACGAATGAATATAGAGTGTTATTCCGATTGGCACAGAATTATTGAAAGTCAAGAGAAGAAACTTGGTTTACAATAACAAaggctataatatattagatcCAATTTGTTAAACGTCGTGTACCGTATACATTAGGACAGTTAAGaactttttacataatttatagttaGAGAAAAGGTACTACGGATGGTTGATGGTGGTATAGTATGGATAGTCTTACCAAACTGGATCCATAGTTGAAGTTAATGATAAATAGTGATACAATTTACACCTAGCAACACGAGTTCATACGACTCACGAGTCACACATCGTTAAAAATGACATACGACAATCTCAAGCAAACACGCAGGACATTGGGCTATATTCTCTCTCGATAAGGCGATTATACAAATTtagatactattttaaattgcacACCGATCCACCtctataaacttttaattgcgatatatatctgtaatgctgtataaaaatattaaagaaaaatcgtcatttataataatcttagTTTATAACACGTAATTAATCCAAAATATCTATTTAGcgtgtattttacatttttacattgaGACGTCCGAACTCTATTCTTACTAGCATATGGTTAACTATAAGCCTAGTTCACAACAAACTACACACGACAGTATTCTcaaatattaactttaaagCAGCCGTAAGTAACTATTTTAATGCGAAGGAGATGTggaaaaaattcttaaatacaaaattacgtCTGACTATGTACAACAcactaaattaattacaatatagatCGGTGATTTAAGTTTTTACGTATACACCTATACCTAGTTTGGCGGCTATGGGCTTCCTGTGGCATGCAATGGTTTCTACCTATTCGAACCAACAGAAATAACGCATTCCCTGATACAATATCGATTTCAGACTAGTGTCCGCTCGCCTGTAacctaaatatattgtttggtcaatttgtttaaatctcattaaaacattaacgtAAACTTTCGATAAGGgcaataatttgaatttataatatctatcgTGCACAACCATctcattttatacatatttccaTCTCTTACTtagtatatacttatattaattcgCGTGTTCCGTGATTAGTGATTTGACGacatattaaatagaatttccTTGTAAGCTTTTAACGCGAGTGTGGgtacttatttatacattcgtttaaaacgaataaaaaaagaacaacaTACCGTTAGGCGAGATTCGAGATACAATTTTTGAACATcgcaacatttaaatataaccgCCATTGCGATACAACGTAGAGGTATCTACCATTAGaagcatttttcatttttcccATCTCCACAAAGAATGAGCCTCAGAGACTTTGTACTTTATATCCTTAGGGTATTTTGACATGTATGGACCGAGTGTCACGGCGTTACAAAAATATGGCagtatttcattcaattcctttaAAATCTAATGCATTTATTACTCCTGGACCGTCGCACActacacgcacacacacagacacacacacgtgaaataaaatatacgcaATTACCTAATTAGGGCCggtttttatctatactaattatgTCACTGTAAGTAAGAACACGGTGAATTGGTGTCATAGGTATgagctttatttaaaactatgtgatcgtttaaaataaagaactctaaaacaatttatcgCATTATATATCTACACGATGCATTCTACAGGATAATTGACAAACCTCGACCTCTAACCATTACAACTTTCAAGCgcacttatttatataatgtgatTATGTGTTTAAGCACAATTTGAACAATTTCGgaataaatgtttctaaaaATTTGTCAAATATCCTGCACTAGGAAAACGGTTTCATAATGCACAAGGTACTTATGTCGATGTTTAACTTTATGATGAGTTACTAAAGATGTGGAAAATGTGTCAATAATCTAATAATGTCTAAGCGAAgtaatactaattaattgttaGACGCGTTAGGATAAGGCGCTGTTTTCTCTCTTATGTCGTGTTTCGATGTTTTGCGTCTGTAAGacggtaaaataatatttcgtagGTAGGTAATTGAATTATAGTGATATGAGGTATGGAAATTACATTCtgcaaaatgtataaattgttcgatatcattatatatctattgattATGTAACGGCACCGTGCAACTTACCCCAACGCACAATTAATTAGTGTCACTTAATATATCTAATACATTCAATTGTCTATGAAAGAAGTCCACAATCGTCAAAGCACCCGGAGTTAAACACTAAAATACACCGCAGGCTTCTGAAGCCCTAATTATAACAACGACGATTCGAAAATAATATCACACCGTTTGCATCATTTTACACTTGCATTCAGCATTTCGCAACACCCATTGACATAACTCACAATGGTTCAgttcatttttcttttatgtgcAGCGCCATTTTTCACGTCCACTTTGACAATCCCCGCCCGATTAGgatgttaaaacaaaaatcaaaaaacaaaataaaagaaaaacaaaaatatcaaaatatttattaaaaaataaaggtgAACGCTAATAATGTACTATAAcgcaaaattaaatacatgtg
It encodes:
- the LOC119840396 gene encoding uncharacterized protein LOC119840396, encoding MSARNYLSAREKSNIRGDCLPYINHPKFSRRSELPVLSANEYNLVNRNLVYSYNEQFAGDSLERSGTPFSDFFSESETGTPDFQSEESDSSAGSVLKRNTAEATKTLADEWDRIERTLYDEEGEKCTRPQIIEECKQWQQLHPQFRVIGKGISKPDRRLHYRQIEHEEIIAMHYSDYEQFSESEERQSQSSTDVTPTNSPRISVEDIHNTKLSREKISYSIYGADIEVSDTFSSLLHITPIQIRSPSHKKKQGQSILRSDIASSKWMRTYRPDSSINFGRNSAKSYISLDTKNLCNVNSMEHKKNNSRVFTARLRDMSHLQPLNSPDLQHGITKLQNGMQPQYNIRKVSLPPLLLEEEKKKVYFGSAKKQSKYRKNNKMHHLDKYKHS